In Mycolicibacterium phocaicum, one DNA window encodes the following:
- the purQ gene encoding phosphoribosylformylglycinamidine synthase subunit PurQ, producing MTTKVGVITFPGTLDDVDAARAVRAVGGEAVSLWHADPDLKGVDAVIVPGGFSYGDYLRCGAIAKFAPVMTSVVEAAAKGMPVLGICNGFQVLCEAGLLPGALTRNEGLHFICRDVWLEVTATSTAWSSRYESGADILIPLKSGEGRYVASENVLDELEGEGRVVFRYRDNMNGSMRSIAGISSANGRVVGLMPHPEHATEALTGPSDDGLGIFFSALDAVLSA from the coding sequence ATGACCACGAAGGTCGGCGTCATCACCTTCCCCGGCACGCTCGACGACGTCGACGCGGCGCGGGCGGTCCGGGCCGTCGGCGGTGAGGCCGTCAGCCTCTGGCACGCCGATCCCGATCTCAAGGGCGTCGACGCCGTCATCGTCCCCGGCGGCTTCTCCTACGGCGACTACCTGCGCTGCGGCGCCATCGCGAAGTTCGCGCCCGTCATGACCTCGGTCGTCGAAGCGGCCGCTAAGGGCATGCCCGTGCTGGGCATCTGCAACGGCTTCCAGGTGCTGTGCGAGGCCGGGCTGTTGCCGGGCGCCCTGACCCGCAACGAGGGCCTGCACTTCATCTGCCGCGACGTGTGGCTCGAGGTCACCGCGACGTCGACCGCGTGGAGCAGCCGTTACGAATCCGGCGCCGACATCCTGATCCCGCTCAAGTCGGGTGAAGGACGGTACGTCGCGTCGGAGAACGTGCTCGATGAGCTCGAAGGCGAAGGCCGTGTGGTCTTCCGCTACCGCGACAACATGAACGGCTCGATGCGCTCGATCGCCGGGATCAGCTCGGCCAACGGCCGCGTCGTCGGCCTGATGCCGCACCCCGAGCACGCCACCGAGGCGCTCACCGGCCCGTCCGACGACGGGCTCGGCATCTTCTTCTCGGCACTCGACGCGGTTCTGAGCGCCTGA
- the purS gene encoding phosphoribosylformylglycinamidine synthase subunit PurS, with protein MARVVVHVMPKAEILDPQGQAIVGALGRLGITGVSDVRQGKRFELEVDDTVSDETLEHVAETLLANTVIEDFSVHRENA; from the coding sequence GTGGCCCGCGTCGTTGTGCACGTGATGCCCAAGGCCGAGATCCTGGACCCGCAAGGCCAGGCGATCGTGGGAGCGCTGGGGCGCCTCGGGATCACCGGAGTGTCCGACGTCCGCCAGGGCAAGCGATTCGAACTCGAGGTCGACGACACGGTGTCCGACGAGACGCTGGAGCACGTCGCCGAGACGCTGCTGGCCAACACCGTCATCGAGGACTTCTCGGTGCACCGGGAGAACGCATGA